The Amphiura filiformis chromosome 6, Afil_fr2py, whole genome shotgun sequence genome segment aaagaaatcatcaaaaaactgataatagtcttaaaggagtgtttcgtgatcctagcatcctctttttatgacatttttcagtacatatccacgaaaaaagcctattcccaaaatttcagttgattccgattttgcgtttgcgagttatgcatgattatgtgtattacactgctccatagacaatgcgttgtaatttcgttctggtgcaccagaacgaaattcaaatttcacgatatctttgcaaaagcgaatttatctgcaagaaatattttgtacataaacattatgtagccagaggtttccagtgatataaaaatctcaactttttttgagaaaagtgggggatgaggctgtggatcacgaaatgcccctttaactgtggtataccaagtttgagactaattcaacagttttttgatgatatcatacaccgatttggaactcctaatttcagtatgttaatgagaaaaataggatctctcatttgatattaatttattaCATGAATATCAGTAATAAAATCACTGCAggctatattatcatgattatcacgttgtataaatgtcagtaattccagaagtaattagtcccatttacaaaaaaacattatGTGAATATGTGTTCTTTTTATGAACgcttgaaagggacgacattttatgttacacatcaattttaaagaattccaatttcaaaatatatcaggtcaccttcctttaatatcAGCAAAATGGTCAGAGATCAAATATTCATACAGGGTTGCATTAAGCACAGTATGTATTGTAAGATGGTATTTAACCATTTATGCTTGAACTCATGAATGGTATGCCTCAGATACATGTAGGTtagggtggggcgaaaaacacctttagcaaaaaagtagggattttgtgaaaatctactgcctgggcgaaacatgctccgatattactgatatttcagcacaatactagtatgtaccccaataaaattctccgagagttccaagtcgatccgagaaaaaaagtgttttttggccTACCTACATTGTAGGTCTATACATTGTTTTGAATCCTTACAACTACATGATGTTGACAACCACTTTGAAATTGGAAATGAACTTTTAGGGCAGGACCATATCTCTATTCTAACCCAGGGTGGGGCCTTCAGCTGAAAAAAACCCCACTTATCCTGAGTAAACTGGCAAGTTTTCTAAGAACAGTACATTTCTGACACTAAAGTGTTTTTGGTATTTCAAGATCTTCAGCAGACCTATAACTTGGTTGCAAgttaaggccaatgaaagtcgattttgagtttcccgtcacctgccctcacttcattttctgaccctcacttgaattcattattgtgattttccaaaaaataccgataaaaactggttatatttgcaaaaaaaatgatgaatgcatttattttttgcggaaaaatcaaaataaaaaaacatacattttgctgtcaaccttgcagactctttttatatacttttgaatctcatttgggctaaacatccatcttcaagtgagtgagctgacaaataacaacacatttctacaaataatgaataatgaaaaagttacctcacttgttttcagaaattgtgacgggaaactcaaaattgactgttaggggcctaatcTAAGTTCAATCTGGATGAATACAGAATTGTACAACCTGAATTCAAGATAcagctgtacatgtatgtatcttttAAAATAGGTACTATGTGCTCCCTGAAGACATAATGCTGTAGACAGAGACAACATCAGTCTGATCAGCAACATAAAGGAGACTCTTATCATCACTCTGGAATGGACATATCCAATTGACTTTATCACCATGATCTAAAACATGTCTGATGTACGAAGACCCTGCAGCTTCTGCTTCACCAGTACTTTCATTGCTATCACCAGTACTTTCAATGCAGGCTGAGCTTGATGCTTCATCCTTGTTCACATCTGAAACATTGGGGTTATTACTTTTTCTCTCATCTGTGGAACTACCAGATGGCGTATTCCACAGTATGATTTTCCCGTCATTACCAGCAGATAATAAGTCATTTCCAAGGAAAATTACTTGTGACACACCTTGTGTGTGCCCTTTGAACGTTCTCTTCACACCAATATCATTCCTCTTCTTAAAGTCTAATAAATGTATCGTGGAATTTTCTAGCCCACAAGCTAGATCCCCATCGTTGGAATAACTGACTGAATGAACTAATGGCGGATTGAGAGTATACGATGATGGAACTGAGGAGCTTTCGTCTTCAAAGTTCAAGTCTTGCGTACTCAGGGAAGCGAACACCCTACCTCTTGAAAAATCCCAAGTGTAGATACTACAATCCAAGCCACCTGATGCTAGATGCCACGGTAGCTTGGGGTGGAAACTCACAGAGGAACAAATATTAGTATGCCTTCGTAAAGTTTTGTATAACTTCCTCTGGTTTGTATCTATAATTCGTATATGACCAGAGTCGTCGCAAGCGGCGAGATAAGTGTCTTTAGGATGAAGCGCTAATTGATTGATTtcttctttattatactcaaactttgccaTGGGTGAAGCCATGTCACAGCGAGTGTCATACAAGTAAATGGCAGTATCTACCGCACAGTACAAATTGTGTGGTTGGGTTAATGAAAAGCATAGGCTTGTCACATCGTCTTCTGAATTCTGTTGAAGAGCCGCCACGACGAANNNNNNNNNNNNNNNNNNNNNNNNNNNNNNNCCCACACACAAACTTGGTTATTCTCACTACCTGTTGCTAGCTGTTTGAAGCTATTTGCACACACACAGAGAATTGTGTCAGTGTGGCCACCAGTGTATTTAGTTCTCAGTTCCATGGTTTATAGCTTGTACTGTATTCTGTCAATGTTCCTTTTAATACCTGCTCCGGCTAAACATAATGCTTTGTAAACGTttctgaaaaagaaaagaaaagagaaatttaaaacttacatttatatctgttttaatatctgttttattttaaaactttaaaaaggtTTGCGCAGGGCTACAGGCATGCACATTTAAGTAAACCATATATGAAGTCATCACAAGCAACCCAGCTCCTACACAAAGCCtaatattttgcataaatttgcagaATTGCTAATTTAATAGCTACATATGTACTACGGTACACATCTTGCGAGACTTGGCAAAATAGCTAGGAGGTACAGTATGATTTGAATTTTGAAACCAGCATATATTTctcaaaagtcaaaaatgacacaAAGGAACCCAGCTGTTCCATGGACACTGTAGTCATGGCAGTATACTACTCCGCAATTGCTTCCGCACTGCATTGTACATgcatactgcaaaatactgcattgcggtattgCAATTAAGTTATACATCATTAtgttttaacttggaaatgcaaaGAGTTGCGGCAAAGTATTACTGATATGACaacgcaccgcaaagcaattgcagCATAGTATGGATTAGGGGTTCATTTATATAGTTTCATGACTAAACGACTGTTCATACATACATTGtacacgctatataacagcgCGCGTGGTTGGTCGAGAGCTGGGCATAAACattgtttatgcccggtgtcccggatgtgagatcgccgggtaggaaaaatgatggaaaatcattttataattaagaaatatcagcaaaaatgaaaaacattgtaattGTATGTCAtagttagctcgagatactctagctaaaatacaggtttacatttactatcttacattatcttgctgtatttcagctagagctccaaacgacaagcttccgggttttttggagaacaatactaatacgtaagatgaagaagaaaccgcctcgagcccgccctactcattatttcattgtacttattgcaatttgcctcacacattacgtaatcaacacaaagcttttgtgaggattagtgagtggataagaaattgacagtggaggatctgaaggacacgacgattgttagttgtcaatcatgaattgcgcAAGCGTatttatattttactgcatggctttccgcaaacaccaagacaaattatgccgtatttttccaaagatcatctcatatgaagtaagctgaatgcgatctgtacttttgtaacattccgatcgcttttgatcacctattatcggcgaatttgcttgaaaacacgtgagttcatgttgtgtaaacataattagcatagacacaaatgaaattacgatgcaatacaatgcaatttgaatgcgcagcagatctatagaaataacgttgcccggttttatgcagtattagaccctgtctggtcatagtggcgtacacctcgctacatgtcatagtgacggATCTTAGATACGCCAagctatggaatgaagccgaggaaaagtaacgccatagtgATTACACAGCGATCGAGGTGGCAtgaggttaacgttaggttagggtattgcgctACCGACGAAACCATATTGAGATATAATCTCAATCTCAATATGGTTTCGTCGGTAACAGTGAGCTGCTGCAACACATCTAAACCAACGTTAAACCAAAATTATATATAGCGTGTAGGAATGAATGGACATTTATAAAGCCATGTTGTATTTTACAATGCAGATTCAAATCCGTTCGTTTTGCGCAGTTATGACTTATGACGTCGCCAGCATACGGACAAATATTATTGTCCTTCTAGGCCTAggttaggcaccggagttttgcgcgatttaaaacagcaaaatgcgctggccacttttcaaaatgcgcgaaaatgcgccaaaaaataggtaaaaatgcgctaaaatgcgtgatcccctgttatcaatgcaaaacacgaaaAACATAGGTAAAACCATGGCATGTCAATCAATCACGAACGACTGccggttcatttccagtttctaaaaaaaataaaaaataaagatggcgaccatcacaaatcgtcgatcgaaatgtcgaaagcaagggtaaatttccccacattatgcttggtttaatgatcgttatttgtattttgatgtaccgtacataagtgaagttagaaccaacattactcgttgactgccgataaacgtcccaataaatcggacttagtcaccggtcagttctcatgatagatatccatggctaacgatggttaactatgaaaacatgttaaaggacatcaagaaaattttctaagttatttattttgagctctttcgagtatcgacaagtaatggatatattctgtagatttaggttttgtctgtgactgctaatgtgaggccgtcgtgggtaaacgggctcaaactcggtgggtgggtgtagctctgtcctggcaagaagaagtttatgtttgttaagtcatccgaccccggggccccctcccaggggtcatttgaggtcaaatgactacaaactgtcatatgggcatgaaactaggtcgtcacgggactcaaactcggtgggtgggtgtagttctgtcctggcaagaagatgtttatgttagttaagtcgtccgacccagggctccctcccaggggtcatttgaggtcaaatgactaaaaactgtcatatgggcatgaaactaggtcctcacgggctcaaactcggtgggtgggtgtagttctgtcctggcaagaagatgtctatgttcgttaagtcatccgaccacagggtcccctcccaggggtcatctaaggtcaaattactaaaaagtgtcgtatgggcatgaaacttggtaggtacagtcaacatttaaagcagcatttttgaaggtcattttggggtcatccaaggtcaccacgggtcatctgaggtcaaattagtaaaagctcatatatgggcatgaaacttggtaggtacagtcaacatttagagttataagtttaggtcattttggggtcatccaatgtcaccctggggtcatctgaggtcaaattagtaaaaattgtcatatgggcatgtcaccatcagcctggtaatcgcgcccagccgagaaccgccaaatatgggtaaccgcctagtctattttaaaactgatgcatcaatgactatgttcatcatgtcatatagaggccttgcatgcgacgtatcatcccgtaaatatggcggactactcaaatgcattcaacaaaagcatgattgcaatctaccgtgacagttcgtctcacacacataatcctgcactacgatcaaataggttgatgacaacatttgattgaatggactgcactccgccataactacggtgaaggacacggttgaaaacctttgtttggagccaatcaataatttcatgcagggcctctattgtatcattctcacatagatatagaaatactaaattagatttcactatctatatttttacttctagtagagctccaatctaagggttaaagttatgttttaggttaggttaggatttttaaaagtacccagtacagtgaaccttatggtacaaatgcgcgcgaaaattttagcataggcctattgaaactaaactggtgaaatatgggacaaaagtggaataaattcgcgcaaagcgctaaaaatggcattctgtggctataaaatggccaaatatgaggttaattttgacacaaaccaatacacaggcgtcaatattggggggtgattatattgaccatcccctggcaaaatattgtggcatttacccccccccccccgatctacgcctatgtaatttagagccctgtgactccatcggtctcccctctctccttccccccctccttcctttttttcttcctcccttggcggaaactctaataggcacaaaggaccaatatgcgatcgtaatctatttcctcttctttctatatacctccttgggcctacatattagtactgatatatcatacgctggcgaaattacgtaattaatcggattaattaacatactgagcaataggtgaaaacaattttgacaaaaggagttgtccttgtcaatttgtagacatgtacttttgattatttacatagcttcttctccaatcactgtgtaaaacatccatccaaaaatctgattgctattattatatggatgaatggacatatcacaaaaggattgcttatctcaatagggcatgtggtcgcatgtcacaaataggtcacccaaaaatggaggagccgtaacataaaaatgctttcttcccactttaagtttagtttattctaaaagtatgatacatattttagaaagtttggtgtcatttgtagataattatgttctttgtcaaatgcaAAAAAACCCAAGTCAATTAGACAACTACTTtcagatttatacttcaatatgtaagatgtgtcaatggaggagctAGGCGGGTGAGCAggcgggtgagccccatagggttaatacacaaaattgtgaaaatatggcaaacttcaaacctttgtatcttaaaaagtacaactagcatggacaccaaattgcacatatatcatcctggattgttaatctacctcatagtagatcaactgtaacaaaagatgtaactaattaattgcctaattaaatactaattaagacagttatatgttactgtacaatgTGTGTAcgtaatgctccgacatttctaaagggcctatctcttgcccgagtcaccctgcttattcaaatgtacacatatttttaaggaaatttgatgaggaattcaattatgctattagttttagtgccagacatggaggaaaaaagttttcattgataatatcatacaaattgtaaaattattttttcaatttttgaccaccctgtatgtttaacgcaagggataccaaactctttcttcctaatttgttggaagggcccatgcaatgtctttctgaatccatatttattttgagctgatagctttcagaaaaagaaaatatgggggTTTACCATGACaggaaagatgctaattttgttgatgttccaccctgtatatttcttacccaccctgtattatgatatgatactttgttgatttggcatccttgtaatataagctttccagaaatgtatacttttaatggtctaaattgtattcattaaaagttgtgttgaagtgaatcaagatcggtgatatttttatcataaaacattatgttacacaaaagatgaccaattcatgacatgcgaccatgtacttaagcatttttttttaactgaccggcgttgttgggcgttttatcggaggtcaccgagtaatgccgaagatcaaaatcgattttatgtattattgtgtatgtatcataggacgctcgtattaattgt includes the following:
- the LOC140155624 gene encoding LOW QUALITY PROTEIN: WD repeat-containing protein 53-like (The sequence of the model RefSeq protein was modified relative to this genomic sequence to represent the inferred CDS: deleted 2 bases in 1 codon); translation: MELRTKYTGGHTDTILCVCANSFKQLATGSENNQVCVWXXXXXXXXXXXVVAALQQNSEDDVTSLCFSLTQPHNLYCAVDTAIYLYDTRCDMASPMAKFEYNKEEINQLALHPKDTYLAACDDSGHIRIIDTNQRKLYKTLRRHTNICSSVSFHPKLPWHLASGGLDCSIYTWDFSRGRVFASLSTQDLNFEDESSSVPSSYTLNPPLVHSVSYSNDGDLACGLENSTIHLLDFKKRNDIGVKRTFKGHTQGVSQVIFLGNDLLSAGNDGKIILWNTPSGSSTDERKSNNPNVSDVNKDEASSSACIESTGDSNESTGEAEAAGSSYIRHVLDHGDKVNWICPFQSDDKSLLYVADQTDVVSVYSIMSSGST